Proteins from a single region of Flaviflexus salsibiostraticola:
- the deoC gene encoding deoxyribose-phosphate aldolase: MSTPNSRNIAPYIQHTLIKVGVTRDEIIRHAEEAAEYGFGAAMVPGSWVSEVAAVLSGTGIEVASALDFPTVGVMTSEGKAREAEALTKAGATQIDIGVQIGWLKSGMEEEFAQDIRGVVEAAGVPIKVMLELPLLTDDEKERAVELSMDAGAAWLKNASSGQIETASPASVEYLVKRVRPGILVKASGSITSLSQAWSLIDAGAQALGTSAGAELVAGNDAAASY; encoded by the coding sequence ATGTCGACACCTAACTCGCGAAACATTGCCCCCTACATTCAACACACACTGATCAAGGTTGGGGTCACTCGCGACGAGATCATCCGGCACGCGGAAGAAGCCGCAGAATATGGTTTCGGAGCTGCGATGGTTCCCGGTTCATGGGTTTCCGAAGTAGCGGCAGTACTTTCGGGCACAGGAATCGAAGTTGCCTCAGCTCTTGACTTTCCAACCGTCGGGGTCATGACATCGGAGGGAAAGGCCCGCGAAGCTGAGGCGCTGACCAAGGCTGGCGCAACCCAAATCGACATCGGTGTCCAGATCGGCTGGCTCAAGTCTGGAATGGAGGAGGAATTTGCGCAGGACATTCGCGGGGTCGTCGAAGCTGCGGGCGTTCCGATTAAGGTCATGCTTGAGTTGCCGCTCCTCACAGACGACGAGAAGGAGCGCGCAGTGGAGCTCTCGATGGATGCGGGAGCGGCGTGGTTGAAGAACGCATCGTCAGGCCAGATCGAGACTGCATCGCCCGCGTCGGTTGAGTACCTAGTCAAGCGCGTTCGCCCCGGCATCCTGGTCAAGGCTTCCGGATCGATCACGTCACTTTCTCAAGCGTGGTCGCTGATCGACGCCGGCGCCCAGGCCCTCGGTACGAGCGCCGGAGCAGAACTGGTCGCCGGCAACGACGCGGCTGCTTCCTACTAG
- a CDS encoding GntR family transcriptional regulator — protein sequence MIDMARNSRFNDAIPLHAQMSESVMKKIRQGELPVGSRLPGEAELMRIFGISRGTVRRSIKTLNEAGYVQTIQGKGTFVLTGLPGPSIGQKLVGIGEALSFSGKNMETSVISQSLSHGRSIVNPRATLDPEERILVLDRVRALDGIPVARLHNWVRADLAPGIEDTDFESTSLFHALDSFSAKKVTSGQRSFEAVTAPDEVAVSLAISPFSPLLFIRQTTFLDDGTPIEWSDVWMDSKQLAVTAVLSR from the coding sequence ATGATTGATATGGCACGCAATTCTCGTTTCAACGACGCAATACCCCTTCATGCGCAGATGTCCGAGTCGGTGATGAAGAAGATCCGGCAAGGTGAGCTTCCAGTTGGCAGCAGGCTTCCTGGTGAAGCTGAACTCATGAGGATCTTTGGGATCTCTCGGGGGACCGTGAGGCGTTCGATTAAGACTCTCAACGAAGCCGGATATGTGCAGACCATTCAGGGCAAAGGCACTTTCGTTCTGACGGGGCTGCCTGGACCATCGATCGGCCAGAAGCTTGTCGGCATCGGTGAGGCGCTGTCTTTCTCGGGCAAGAACATGGAGACTTCGGTGATCTCGCAATCACTCAGCCATGGTCGCTCGATCGTTAACCCGAGGGCCACACTGGATCCAGAAGAGCGAATTCTTGTCCTCGACCGAGTCCGTGCTTTGGATGGCATTCCGGTTGCGCGGCTTCACAACTGGGTGAGGGCAGACCTAGCTCCGGGCATCGAAGACACCGACTTCGAATCAACGTCTCTCTTTCATGCGCTTGACAGCTTTTCCGCCAAGAAGGTGACCTCAGGTCAGCGCAGTTTCGAAGCTGTCACGGCACCAGACGAGGTTGCCGTCTCACTGGCGATATCGCCGTTCTCTCCGCTCCTCTTTATCCGCCAGACAACCTTCCTCGACGACGGAACGCCGATCGAATGGTCGGACGTTTGGATGGACTCTAAGCAACTAGCGGTCACCGCCGTCTTGTCACGATAG
- a CDS encoding alanine/glycine:cation symporter family protein, giving the protein MESFEQWLADLTDPITAWLGGINDWVYSWVVILALVGTGVVMTFATRGVQFRHLGNMFRHLRNSRKDAKGGISSFQAFTIGMATRIGIGNITGVALAMILGGPGALFWMWIVAFFGMATAFAEATLAQLFKKRQEDGTFRGGPATYILHGTGSKTLANLFAVFMVFSMVVAMPMVQANSISGVLYGSHNIPLWISGLVIAVATGVVLIGGVRGIARATEWISPIMAIAYLITAIAIIALNLEALPGFFSDVFRSAFGLDEALAGTAGGIFAAILNGTRRGLFSNEAGMGTNPNAAATATVAHPVSQGLIQSIGVFFDTMLVSTATGFIILTSGVVSLQGADQSAASNLTADAVIGTLGGWMAIPFSLMIFFFAYSSILGAYAYAEANLVFLGWTSRAWRIGSRAVAIFCAGIGAVLAVPFVWTLMDSAMATITLLNLVGVLALTRWVTTALKDFEKQLAEGREPEFDEDTAGLPKKLPSDAWTIAAEN; this is encoded by the coding sequence GTGGAGAGTTTTGAGCAATGGCTGGCCGATCTGACTGATCCGATCACGGCGTGGTTAGGCGGAATCAACGACTGGGTCTACAGCTGGGTTGTCATTCTCGCTCTGGTCGGCACCGGCGTGGTCATGACCTTCGCTACCCGCGGCGTTCAATTCCGCCATCTCGGCAACATGTTCCGGCACCTGCGGAACTCGAGGAAGGATGCCAAGGGCGGAATCTCATCCTTCCAAGCATTCACCATCGGCATGGCGACCCGGATCGGCATCGGCAACATCACCGGCGTTGCGCTGGCCATGATTCTCGGCGGCCCGGGTGCTCTGTTCTGGATGTGGATCGTTGCCTTCTTCGGAATGGCGACCGCTTTCGCGGAGGCCACTCTCGCCCAGCTCTTCAAGAAGCGCCAAGAGGACGGCACATTCCGCGGCGGCCCCGCCACCTACATCCTCCACGGCACGGGCTCGAAGACCCTGGCGAACCTCTTCGCCGTGTTCATGGTCTTCTCCATGGTCGTGGCGATGCCGATGGTCCAGGCCAACTCGATCTCGGGCGTCCTCTACGGCAGCCACAACATTCCTCTCTGGATCTCCGGCCTCGTCATTGCCGTTGCCACGGGCGTTGTTCTCATCGGCGGAGTCCGCGGCATCGCCCGGGCCACCGAATGGATCTCCCCCATCATGGCGATCGCCTACCTCATCACCGCCATCGCCATCATCGCCCTTAACCTCGAGGCCCTCCCGGGCTTCTTCAGCGACGTGTTCCGCTCAGCCTTCGGGCTTGATGAGGCACTCGCCGGCACGGCCGGCGGCATCTTCGCCGCCATCCTCAACGGCACTCGCCGTGGCCTGTTCTCCAATGAGGCGGGCATGGGAACGAACCCGAACGCTGCGGCTACCGCTACAGTCGCCCACCCGGTTTCCCAGGGCCTCATCCAGTCCATCGGAGTCTTCTTCGACACGATGCTCGTCAGCACGGCGACAGGCTTCATCATCCTCACCTCCGGTGTGGTGAGCCTGCAGGGAGCCGACCAGTCGGCAGCCTCCAACCTCACCGCTGACGCGGTCATCGGAACTCTGGGCGGGTGGATGGCGATCCCGTTCTCCCTCATGATCTTCTTCTTCGCCTACTCCTCAATCCTCGGTGCCTACGCCTATGCGGAAGCGAACCTTGTGTTCCTCGGATGGACATCGCGTGCCTGGAGGATCGGCTCGAGGGCCGTCGCCATCTTCTGCGCCGGCATCGGTGCTGTCCTGGCCGTTCCCTTCGTATGGACCCTCATGGACTCGGCCATGGCCACCATCACCCTCCTCAACCTCGTCGGCGTCCTCGCCCTCACCCGCTGGGTCACCACGGCCCTCAAGGACTTTGAGAAGCAGCTTGCCGAAGGCAGGGAGCCCGAGTTCGATGAGGACACCGCAGGGCTTCCGAAGAAGCTGCCGTCGGATGCATGGACCATTGCCGCGGAGAACTGA
- a CDS encoding 2-hydroxyacid dehydrogenase, with translation MTTKILCVADGGVTPEMMRDFTELETYGAEVTIVEDTDMSSIGKITDRMGLLERSGIDAAPSCQELLDNCADADIIVVHVASVNREVLEAAPNLKLVAVLRGGIENADVEELRARGITLINAPWRSANAVADFTVGMMIAENKNIARSHHLLKQGVWCKKYVNQDYIRDMRKCTVGLIGFGHIGSRVAQRLVGFESKVIAFDPFAPADVPLKEGVERVDSLEELLRQSDFVSLHLRISPESHHIINADTLALMKPTAYLINTARADLVDEEALAEALRQRSIGGAAVDVYALEPLQEGHPFLDLDNITLVSHLAGTSADTMQTSVEIGVDELKRYLQDQPLQTVCA, from the coding sequence ATGACAACCAAGATACTCTGCGTAGCCGACGGGGGTGTGACTCCCGAGATGATGCGCGACTTCACCGAGCTCGAGACGTACGGAGCGGAGGTGACAATCGTTGAAGACACCGACATGAGTTCGATCGGGAAGATCACTGATCGGATGGGACTTCTCGAGCGGTCCGGCATCGACGCCGCACCCTCGTGCCAGGAGCTGCTCGACAACTGCGCAGACGCGGACATCATTGTCGTCCACGTGGCCTCCGTCAATCGGGAGGTTCTTGAGGCCGCACCCAATCTCAAGCTGGTTGCAGTGCTGAGAGGAGGTATAGAAAACGCCGATGTCGAGGAGCTGAGAGCACGTGGCATCACCCTCATCAACGCTCCATGGCGCTCTGCAAACGCCGTCGCCGACTTCACGGTCGGCATGATGATCGCGGAGAACAAGAACATCGCGCGATCCCACCATCTGCTCAAGCAGGGTGTCTGGTGCAAGAAGTACGTCAACCAGGACTACATCCGAGACATGCGCAAGTGCACCGTGGGCCTCATCGGCTTCGGGCATATCGGCTCACGGGTGGCACAGCGCCTCGTCGGATTCGAGTCGAAGGTCATCGCATTCGACCCCTTCGCGCCTGCCGATGTCCCGCTGAAGGAGGGAGTTGAGCGAGTCGACTCGCTCGAAGAGCTCCTGAGACAGTCAGACTTCGTGTCTCTCCACCTGCGCATCAGTCCCGAGAGTCACCACATCATCAATGCCGACACGCTCGCACTGATGAAGCCGACCGCTTACCTCATCAACACCGCCCGCGCGGACCTTGTCGATGAAGAAGCGCTCGCGGAGGCGCTGCGCCAGCGGAGCATCGGCGGCGCCGCCGTCGATGTCTACGCGCTCGAGCCTCTACAGGAGGGCCACCCTTTCCTCGATCTGGACAACATCACGCTTGTTTCCCATCTCGCAGGCACGTCAGCAGACACGATGCAGACATCCGTTGAGATCGGAGTCGACGAGCTCAAGCGCTACCTCCAGGACCAGCCGCTGCAGACGGTATGCGCTTGA
- a CDS encoding glycerol-3-phosphate responsive antiterminator translates to MTIIERGSRVVIPSVHNLATLDAAIDAPPSVVLLADVHLGNVGPLARKCRNAGHKVLVRADMVQGLKADKRGLTLLKQEFAVDGIFTGSSSTARLAHQAGMAVYWRFFLLDTRSLDSAANQMNTMPWDGFEIAPGPMALHCAESLISSAGSKPLIAGGFISTEEMANELFDAGYSAINTSDRSLWPRLRS, encoded by the coding sequence GTGACGATCATCGAACGCGGAAGCCGCGTTGTCATCCCCTCTGTTCACAACCTGGCCACGCTCGACGCGGCGATCGATGCGCCACCGTCGGTGGTGCTCCTCGCCGACGTCCACCTCGGAAATGTTGGTCCGCTCGCTCGGAAGTGCCGAAACGCGGGACACAAGGTTCTTGTACGAGCCGACATGGTGCAGGGACTGAAGGCCGATAAGAGGGGGCTGACGCTGCTCAAGCAGGAGTTCGCGGTCGATGGCATCTTCACGGGATCTTCATCGACCGCCCGCCTGGCCCACCAGGCAGGGATGGCTGTCTACTGGCGATTCTTCCTGCTTGATACGAGATCGCTCGACTCCGCCGCGAACCAGATGAACACGATGCCGTGGGACGGCTTCGAGATCGCACCGGGACCGATGGCGCTGCACTGCGCCGAGTCCCTCATAAGTTCTGCCGGAAGCAAGCCACTGATCGCGGGCGGGTTCATCTCGACCGAGGAGATGGCGAACGAACTCTTCGACGCCGGCTATTCCGCCATCAACACGAGCGACCGCTCCCTGTGGCCCCGCCTGCGGTCATAA
- a CDS encoding FGGY-family carbohydrate kinase has product MQYILGIDNGGTVTKAALHAADGRSIAMTSRSVRPIVQAPGWSERDMEELWEANVSVIREVVEKSQVDPADIAGLVLTGHGNGVYLVDAEGRPVRNGIISNDSRSHGIVDRWNADGSYRERCKPLTMQSLFSGGPLPILAWLAENEPEVVEKTHYIFMVKDFIRYRLTGAANFERTDASCTDLYDMVSHELHEDVFAKMNAGNWEGKLPPLIDSTGIGGTVLPEVAAATGLLETTPVVAGVSDISGAPVGVGGVSDHELSVIAGTWSINSYFSPDPVLDDQQFMTSMAPLPGRYLITEASPTSAANLEWFIQKVLRAIPSFADASNAELYEFCNEMAYSEGASNTEITYLPFLFGTSMHPHVPGSFTGITNADGLPQMLYSIYEGVALSHLEHIEKLRSYTDKLKSRARLTGGVTRSRRWTQLFADVIGVEIESVDVEESGILGAVIVGATALGLYPSVADAAEAMVPAPAPTRFKPSADYSASYSRWRATVEAADRRVSEGTAE; this is encoded by the coding sequence ATGCAGTACATTCTCGGAATTGACAACGGCGGCACGGTGACGAAAGCCGCTCTTCATGCGGCGGATGGAAGGTCGATCGCGATGACATCGCGTTCGGTACGCCCGATCGTGCAGGCGCCCGGCTGGAGCGAGCGCGACATGGAAGAGCTCTGGGAAGCCAACGTGTCCGTCATCCGCGAGGTGGTCGAGAAGTCTCAGGTCGATCCGGCAGACATCGCCGGTCTGGTTCTGACGGGGCACGGCAACGGGGTCTATCTCGTGGACGCTGAAGGTCGTCCGGTGCGGAACGGGATCATCTCGAATGATTCCCGTTCTCATGGCATTGTCGACAGGTGGAACGCGGATGGCAGCTACCGGGAGAGGTGCAAGCCCCTCACCATGCAGTCGCTGTTCTCGGGTGGTCCGCTCCCGATTCTCGCGTGGCTCGCCGAGAACGAGCCGGAGGTTGTGGAGAAGACCCACTACATCTTCATGGTCAAGGATTTCATCAGGTACCGGCTGACGGGCGCCGCGAACTTCGAAAGGACGGATGCCTCGTGTACCGACCTGTACGACATGGTCAGCCATGAGCTTCATGAAGATGTCTTCGCGAAGATGAACGCCGGCAACTGGGAGGGCAAGCTGCCCCCGCTCATCGATTCCACCGGAATCGGTGGCACTGTCCTGCCGGAGGTCGCAGCCGCCACCGGGCTGTTGGAGACCACGCCCGTGGTCGCAGGTGTCTCTGACATCTCCGGAGCGCCGGTGGGCGTTGGTGGTGTCTCTGACCATGAGCTCTCGGTCATCGCCGGCACGTGGTCGATCAACAGCTACTTCTCGCCCGATCCTGTGCTCGACGATCAGCAGTTCATGACATCGATGGCGCCGTTGCCCGGCAGGTACCTCATCACGGAGGCCTCCCCGACCTCGGCAGCGAACCTCGAATGGTTCATCCAGAAGGTCCTGCGAGCGATTCCGAGTTTCGCAGATGCGTCCAACGCGGAGCTGTACGAGTTCTGCAACGAGATGGCGTACTCGGAAGGCGCCTCGAATACCGAGATCACCTACCTGCCCTTCCTGTTCGGCACGAGTATGCACCCTCATGTGCCCGGCAGCTTCACAGGCATCACCAACGCCGACGGGCTTCCTCAGATGCTCTACTCCATTTATGAAGGTGTGGCACTCTCCCACCTCGAGCACATCGAAAAGCTCAGGAGCTACACCGACAAGCTCAAGTCGCGGGCCCGCCTCACGGGCGGCGTCACTCGTTCGCGGAGATGGACACAGCTGTTCGCCGATGTGATCGGAGTGGAGATCGAGAGCGTCGACGTCGAGGAGTCCGGCATTCTCGGAGCGGTCATCGTCGGCGCCACGGCGCTCGGCCTCTATCCCTCAGTCGCAGATGCCGCTGAAGCGATGGTTCCTGCGCCCGCCCCGACCCGATTCAAGCCAAGCGCTGACTACAGCGCCTCCTACAGCCGTTGGAGAGCCACAGTGGAGGCTGCTGATAGGCGCGTGTCGGAGGGGACTGCTGAGTGA
- a CDS encoding replication-associated recombination protein A — MDLFDNAGMEPEGIPSDARGPLAVRMRPRGVEDVLGQEHLLTPGSPLRRLIDSESDQSGPSSVILWGPPGTGKTTLAYLIARSGSRKFVELSAVSAGVKDLRAVISEARRHLVTSGAETILFIDEVHRFSKTQQDALLPAVENRWVVLVAATTENPSFSIVTPLLSRSIMLTLRGLGPEHIGELLDRAVSDERGLDGRFALPEESRDMIVRLAGSDARRSLTVLEAAAGTTAARGEDTITVEDVSEAIDVAAVTYDRDGDAHYDVISAFIKSIRGSHVDAAMHYLARMLEAGEDPRFVARRLMISAAEDIGMADPSALQTATAAAQSVALVGMPEARIILAEAVVHLATAPKSNAAYNAINAAIADVKAGKVGTIPNHLRDGSVWASRQTGAGEGYKYSHDYPGHVVGQQYLPDELEGTRYYEPTENGFEAQVAPRLAKYRSIVDGEQ, encoded by the coding sequence GTGGACTTATTCGATAACGCAGGCATGGAGCCGGAGGGGATCCCGAGCGATGCTCGCGGACCCCTCGCTGTGCGTATGCGTCCCCGCGGAGTCGAGGATGTTCTCGGCCAGGAGCATCTCCTCACCCCGGGATCTCCGCTCCGCAGGCTCATCGATTCCGAGTCCGACCAGTCGGGTCCCTCGTCCGTCATCCTCTGGGGGCCTCCCGGGACTGGCAAGACCACTCTCGCCTACCTCATCGCACGCTCGGGCTCTCGCAAATTCGTCGAGCTCTCTGCCGTCTCGGCCGGGGTCAAAGACCTTCGCGCCGTCATCTCCGAAGCCCGCCGGCATCTCGTCACCTCCGGTGCCGAGACCATTCTCTTCATCGACGAGGTCCACCGCTTCTCGAAGACCCAGCAGGATGCACTACTCCCCGCGGTCGAGAATCGGTGGGTCGTTCTTGTTGCCGCGACAACTGAGAATCCCTCCTTCTCGATCGTCACTCCACTGCTGTCGCGGTCGATCATGCTCACGCTGCGTGGGCTGGGACCTGAGCACATCGGTGAGCTGCTCGACCGGGCTGTGAGCGATGAGAGGGGACTGGACGGCAGGTTCGCCCTGCCGGAGGAGTCGCGGGACATGATCGTGCGGCTCGCGGGCTCCGATGCGAGGCGGAGCCTGACCGTTCTTGAGGCTGCCGCAGGCACGACCGCCGCCCGCGGCGAGGACACGATCACGGTCGAGGACGTCTCCGAGGCGATTGACGTTGCCGCCGTGACCTATGACCGGGATGGCGATGCGCACTATGACGTGATCTCGGCCTTCATCAAGTCGATCCGCGGCTCTCATGTCGATGCGGCGATGCACTACCTGGCTCGGATGCTCGAGGCAGGGGAGGACCCCCGGTTCGTCGCACGCAGGCTCATGATCTCCGCGGCCGAGGACATCGGCATGGCGGACCCCTCCGCTCTGCAGACTGCAACGGCCGCCGCTCAGTCCGTTGCCCTGGTCGGCATGCCCGAGGCGCGTATCATCCTCGCCGAGGCTGTCGTCCATTTGGCCACGGCCCCCAAGTCGAATGCTGCCTACAACGCGATCAATGCCGCCATCGCCGATGTGAAGGCCGGCAAGGTGGGGACGATACCCAACCATCTGCGCGATGGTTCCGTGTGGGCATCCCGCCAGACCGGGGCGGGGGAGGGCTACAAGTACTCCCACGACTATCCCGGGCATGTGGTCGGCCAGCAGTACCTGCCCGATGAGCTCGAGGGCACCCGCTACTACGAGCCGACTGAGAACGGCTTCGAGGCGCAGGTGGCGCCGCGTCTCGCGAAGTATCGCTCCATTGTCGACGGCGAACAGTAA
- the rpsD gene encoding 30S ribosomal protein S4 encodes MANSRSRKQVRLSRALGIALTPKAERYMQRRPYRPGEHGRGRTKDSDYSVRLKEKQRLRAQYGIRESQLRTQFEEARRIEGQTGENLIELLEMRLDALVLRAGFARTIAQARQVVVHRHILVDGRIVDRPSFKVKPGQVIQVKARSQASDQFLMAAQGVHRDVLPNVPEYLDVELEKLKFTLVRRPKRAEVPVACDVQLVVEFYSR; translated from the coding sequence ATGGCTAACTCACGTTCCCGCAAGCAGGTGCGCCTCTCGCGTGCCCTCGGCATCGCCCTCACCCCCAAGGCTGAGCGCTACATGCAGCGCCGCCCGTACCGTCCGGGTGAGCACGGCCGCGGCCGCACCAAGGATTCGGACTACTCGGTCCGTCTCAAGGAGAAGCAGCGTCTTCGCGCCCAGTACGGCATCCGCGAGTCGCAGCTTCGCACCCAGTTCGAAGAGGCTCGTCGCATTGAGGGTCAGACCGGTGAGAACCTCATCGAGCTGCTCGAGATGCGCCTCGACGCCCTCGTCCTTCGTGCCGGCTTCGCCCGCACGATCGCCCAGGCCCGCCAGGTCGTCGTCCACCGCCACATCCTCGTGGATGGCCGTATTGTCGACCGCCCCTCCTTCAAGGTGAAGCCGGGCCAGGTCATCCAGGTCAAGGCCCGCTCGCAGGCTTCGGACCAGTTCCTCATGGCCGCCCAGGGCGTCCACCGCGACGTTCTGCCGAACGTTCCTGAGTACCTCGACGTTGAGCTTGAGAAGCTCAAGTTCACCCTCGTGCGCCGCCCCAAGCGAGCCGAGGTTCCGGTTGCCTGTGACGTGCAGCTGGTCGTCGAGTTCTACTCTCGCTGA
- a CDS encoding DUF948 domain-containing protein: MEITLGGIAALIAALAFVALVIFLIRPLAKLGKTFDELTVSVEKLTDETIPALTNAAETVALTNIQLERLDTITSAAARTAEDVSATTTIVTSTIAAPFLAVRRFVGRARRGR, translated from the coding sequence ATGGAGATCACCCTCGGCGGTATCGCCGCACTCATCGCCGCACTCGCGTTCGTCGCACTCGTCATCTTCCTCATCCGCCCGCTGGCGAAGCTGGGGAAGACGTTCGATGAGCTGACCGTGTCGGTGGAGAAGCTGACCGACGAGACGATCCCGGCGCTGACGAACGCGGCCGAGACGGTGGCTCTCACAAACATCCAGCTCGAGCGGCTCGACACGATCACCTCGGCTGCGGCCCGCACCGCGGAGGACGTCTCCGCCACGACGACCATCGTCACCTCGACCATCGCGGCGCCCTTCCTGGCCGTCCGCAGGTTTGTGGGCAGGGCCCGCAGGGGACGCTAG